Proteins co-encoded in one Cupriavidus nantongensis genomic window:
- a CDS encoding DMT family transporter, with protein MSTNPVAAPLAPADRHAVKASLSILIGASVWGIAWFPYRVLAGWGLGGMHAAALVSAVAAVLSLLAFRRHLGGLRPHWLFLAIGLAAGVTNAGFVWGSVNGHVMRVLLLFYLTPVWTALFARLFLGERLSAAGLALVGLALFGAGLMLWTPAVGVPLPRSAAEWSGLIGGMGFAVNNVLSRRAGQRFPDTDARVRTVVVYLGCTVVGVPAALLLEGPAVAVVPGAQVSAAMLVLGLAAVLVVSNSVVQYGLQRLPANRVSLLMLFEIVIAAVSSWWLATEVLSWKEAAGGLCIIAAGALSGLVHRSRATPVPAAGAEAAACH; from the coding sequence ATGAGCACAAATCCAGTTGCGGCGCCGCTGGCGCCGGCCGACCGCCATGCGGTCAAGGCATCGCTTTCCATCCTGATCGGCGCCTCGGTATGGGGCATCGCGTGGTTCCCGTACCGCGTGCTGGCCGGCTGGGGGCTGGGCGGCATGCATGCCGCGGCGCTGGTCAGCGCGGTCGCGGCGGTGCTGTCGCTGCTGGCCTTCCGCCGCCACCTGGGCGGGCTGCGGCCGCACTGGCTGTTCCTGGCGATCGGCCTGGCGGCGGGCGTGACCAATGCCGGCTTCGTCTGGGGCAGCGTCAACGGGCACGTGATGCGCGTGCTGCTGCTGTTCTACCTGACGCCGGTCTGGACCGCGCTGTTCGCGCGGCTGTTTCTGGGCGAGCGGCTGTCGGCGGCCGGGCTGGCACTGGTGGGGCTGGCGCTGTTCGGTGCCGGGCTGATGCTGTGGACGCCCGCGGTCGGCGTGCCGCTGCCGCGCTCCGCCGCGGAATGGTCGGGCCTGATCGGCGGCATGGGCTTTGCCGTCAACAACGTGCTGTCGCGCCGCGCCGGGCAACGCTTTCCGGACACCGACGCACGCGTGCGCACGGTGGTGGTCTACCTGGGCTGCACCGTGGTCGGCGTGCCGGCCGCGCTGCTGCTCGAAGGTCCGGCGGTGGCGGTCGTGCCGGGCGCGCAGGTCAGCGCGGCGATGCTGGTACTGGGGCTGGCGGCGGTGCTGGTGGTCAGCAACTCGGTGGTGCAGTACGGGCTGCAGCGGCTGCCGGCCAACCGCGTGTCGCTGCTGATGCTGTTCGAGATCGTCATCGCCGCGGTGTCGTCGTGGTGGCTGGCGACCGAGGTGCTGAGCTGGAAGGAGGCCGCTGGCGGGCTGTGCATCATCGCCGCCGGCGCCTTGTCGGGGCTGGTGCACCGCAGCCGCGCCACGCCCGTGCCGGCCGCGGGCGCCGAGGCCGCGGCCTGCCACTAG
- the dapC gene encoding succinyldiaminopimelate transaminase, with product MNPRLDLLQPYPFEKLRVLFAQVKVADNKAADKPAISFGIGEPKHPTPAFIKQALAESLAGLANYPTTAGSDALRQCIAGWLERRYGLPKVNAATEVLPVTGSREALFAFAQTVVDGTRPGALVLCPNPFYQIYEGAALLAGATPVFANSDPSRNFAPAFDRIGDEVWQQVQLLFVCTPGNPTGAVLSLEDWKQLFALSDRYGFVIASDECYSEIYFDEGRAPLGALEAAHKLGRADGANPFERLVVFSSLSKRSNVPGLRSGFVAGDAALLKRFLLYRTYHGGAMNPAVQSASIAAWNDESHVRENRAAYVRKFSEVTPMLAEVLDVALPDAGFYLWADVSRTGLSDTEFAARLLAEQNVTVLPGSYLAREADGINPGANRVRMALVATPEECVEGARRIVEFCKSLG from the coding sequence GTGAATCCGCGCCTCGACCTGCTCCAGCCCTACCCGTTCGAGAAACTGCGGGTGCTCTTTGCGCAAGTAAAGGTTGCCGACAATAAGGCTGCCGACAAGCCGGCCATCAGCTTCGGCATCGGTGAACCCAAGCATCCGACGCCTGCGTTCATCAAGCAAGCGCTGGCAGAGTCGCTTGCGGGGCTGGCGAATTATCCCACAACGGCCGGTTCCGATGCACTACGCCAGTGCATCGCGGGATGGCTGGAGCGCCGCTACGGCCTGCCCAAGGTCAACGCCGCCACCGAAGTGCTGCCCGTGACCGGCTCGCGCGAGGCGCTGTTCGCCTTTGCCCAGACCGTGGTCGACGGCACCCGGCCAGGCGCGCTGGTGCTGTGCCCCAACCCGTTCTACCAGATCTACGAAGGCGCGGCGCTGCTGGCCGGCGCCACCCCGGTATTCGCCAACAGCGACCCGTCGCGCAATTTCGCCCCGGCCTTCGACCGCATCGGCGACGAGGTCTGGCAGCAGGTGCAGCTGCTCTTTGTCTGCACCCCCGGCAACCCGACCGGCGCGGTGCTGTCGCTGGAAGACTGGAAGCAACTGTTCGCGCTGTCCGACCGCTACGGCTTCGTGATCGCCTCGGACGAGTGCTATTCCGAGATCTATTTCGACGAGGGCCGCGCGCCGCTGGGCGCGCTCGAGGCCGCCCACAAACTTGGCCGTGCAGATGGGGCCAACCCCTTCGAGCGCCTCGTGGTGTTCTCGAGCCTGTCCAAGCGCTCCAACGTGCCGGGCCTGCGCTCGGGCTTCGTCGCCGGCGACGCCGCGCTGCTGAAGCGGTTCCTGCTCTACCGCACCTACCACGGCGGCGCCATGAACCCGGCGGTGCAGAGCGCCAGCATCGCCGCGTGGAACGACGAATCGCATGTGCGCGAGAACCGCGCTGCCTACGTACGCAAGTTCAGCGAAGTCACGCCGATGCTGGCGGAAGTCCTCGACGTGGCGCTGCCCGATGCCGGCTTCTACCTGTGGGCCGACGTCTCGCGCACCGGCCTGTCGGATACCGAATTCGCCGCGCGGCTGCTGGCCGAGCAGAACGTCACCGTGCTGCCCGGCAGCTACCTGGCGCGCGAGGCCGACGGCATCAACCCCGGCGCCAACCGCGTGCGCATGGCGCTGGTGGCAACGCCGGAGGAATGCGTCGAGGGGGCACGGCGGATCGTGGAATTCTGCAAATCGCTGGGCTGA
- the dapD gene encoding 2,3,4,5-tetrahydropyridine-2,6-dicarboxylate N-succinyltransferase, which yields MTQALQALIDQAWEDRTSLSPKSAPNDIREAVANVIGQLDAGTLRVAEKQGKDWIVNQWVKKAVLLSFRLEDNAPMSAGGFAQFYDKVPTKFANWSGDDFAKAGFRVVPPAVARRGSFIAKNAVLMPSYVNIGAYVDEGTMVDTWATVGSCAQIGKNVHLSGGVGIGGVLEPLQANPVIIEDNCFIGARSEVVEGVIVEENSVISMGVYLGQSTKIYDRETGEIHYGRVPAGSVVVAGNLPSKDGKYSLYCAVIVKKVDAQTRAKTSLNDLLRGD from the coding sequence ATGACGCAAGCTCTGCAAGCCCTGATCGACCAGGCCTGGGAAGACCGCACCAGCCTGTCGCCGAAGTCCGCCCCCAACGACATCCGCGAGGCCGTTGCCAACGTCATCGGCCAGCTCGATGCCGGCACGCTGCGCGTGGCCGAGAAGCAAGGCAAGGACTGGATCGTCAACCAGTGGGTCAAGAAGGCCGTGCTGCTGTCGTTCCGCCTGGAAGACAACGCACCGATGAGCGCCGGCGGCTTTGCCCAGTTCTACGACAAGGTGCCGACCAAGTTCGCCAACTGGAGCGGCGACGACTTCGCCAAGGCCGGCTTCCGCGTGGTGCCGCCGGCCGTGGCCCGCCGCGGTTCGTTCATCGCGAAGAACGCCGTGCTGATGCCGTCGTACGTCAACATCGGCGCCTATGTCGATGAAGGCACCATGGTCGACACCTGGGCCACGGTCGGTTCGTGCGCGCAGATCGGCAAGAACGTGCACCTGTCGGGTGGCGTGGGCATCGGCGGCGTGCTGGAGCCGCTGCAGGCCAATCCGGTGATCATCGAAGACAACTGCTTTATCGGCGCGCGTTCGGAAGTGGTCGAAGGCGTGATCGTCGAGGAAAACTCGGTGATCTCGATGGGCGTGTACCTGGGCCAGTCGACCAAGATCTACGACCGCGAAACCGGCGAGATCCACTATGGCCGCGTGCCGGCCGGTTCGGTGGTGGTGGCGGGCAACCTGCCGTCCAAGGACGGCAAGTACAGCCTGTACTGCGCCGTGATCGTGAAGAAGGTCGACGCGCAGACTCGCGCCAAGACCAGCCTGAACGACCTGCTGCGCGGCGACTGA
- the prmB gene encoding 50S ribosomal protein L3 N(5)-glutamine methyltransferase, whose product MATPSPLRTVRDLLRLAVSRFTAARLSFGHGSANAYDEAAYLVLHTLNLPLDTLDPFLDARLLPEEVEAVLKVIDRRVNERVPAAYITHEAFMHGLRFYVDSRVIVPRSFIGELLQEGLEPWVGESDSIGPVLELCTGSGCLPIVAAHVWPNAKIDAVDISPDALAVAHRNVADYKMEDRIRLYQGDLYAPLPHGATYDVILTNPPYVNESSMQALPAEYLAEPRIALAGGDDGMDVVRRIIAGAKARLNPGGVLVVEIGNEHANVEAAFPELEIVWLPVSAGDEQVFLLTYDALPG is encoded by the coding sequence ATGGCAACGCCCTCTCCCCTGCGCACCGTGCGCGACCTGCTGCGCCTGGCCGTGTCGCGCTTTACCGCCGCGCGCCTGTCCTTCGGCCACGGCAGCGCCAACGCCTATGACGAGGCGGCCTACCTGGTGCTGCATACGCTCAACCTGCCGCTCGATACGCTCGATCCCTTCCTCGATGCGCGGCTGCTGCCCGAGGAAGTCGAGGCGGTGCTGAAGGTAATCGACCGCCGCGTCAACGAGCGCGTGCCGGCCGCCTACATCACGCACGAGGCCTTTATGCATGGCCTGCGCTTCTACGTCGATTCACGTGTGATCGTGCCGCGCAGCTTTATCGGCGAACTGCTGCAGGAAGGGCTGGAACCCTGGGTCGGCGAGAGCGACAGCATCGGCCCGGTGCTCGAACTGTGCACCGGCTCCGGCTGCCTGCCGATCGTGGCCGCGCATGTGTGGCCGAACGCGAAGATCGACGCGGTCGACATCTCGCCCGACGCGCTCGCGGTGGCGCATCGCAATGTGGCCGACTACAAGATGGAAGACCGCATCCGGCTGTACCAGGGCGACCTGTACGCGCCGCTGCCGCACGGCGCCACCTACGACGTGATCCTGACCAACCCGCCCTACGTCAACGAAAGCTCGATGCAGGCGCTGCCGGCCGAATACCTGGCCGAGCCGCGCATCGCGCTGGCCGGCGGCGACGACGGCATGGACGTGGTGCGGCGGATCATCGCCGGCGCCAAGGCGCGTCTGAACCCGGGCGGCGTGCTGGTGGTGGAGATCGGCAACGAGCATGCCAATGTGGAAGCGGCCTTCCCGGAACTGGAGATCGTGTGGCTGCCGGTCAGCGCGGGGGACGAGCAGGTGTTCCTGCTGACGTACGACGCGCTGCCGGGCTGA
- the dapE gene encoding succinyl-diaminopimelate desuccinylase produces the protein MNPTLALTEDLIRRRSVTPADEGCQAILETRLKAIGFDCEALVSGPDDFRVTNLWAVKRGTRGKDGKLLVFAGHTDVVPTGPLEQWHSDPFAPTHRDGKLYGRGAADMKTSIAGFVVAVEEFVKAHPAHAGSIGFLITSDEEGPAHDGTVKVVEALAARGERLDYCVIGEPTSVNALGDMVKNGRRGSLSGKLTVKGIQCHIAYPHLGRNPIHDAAPALAELAAETWDQGNEYFPPTSWQMSNIHGGTGATNVIPGHVTIDFNFRFSTASTPEGLKARVHAILDRHSLEYTLDWTLGGEPFLTPRGELSEALSSAIRAETGFDTELSTTGGTSDGRFIAKICPQVIEFGPPNASIHKIDEHVEVRFIEPLKNVYRGVLERLIA, from the coding sequence ATGAACCCCACCCTCGCCCTTACCGAAGACCTGATCCGCCGCCGCTCCGTCACGCCCGCCGACGAAGGCTGCCAGGCCATCCTGGAAACCCGCCTGAAGGCAATCGGCTTCGACTGCGAAGCGCTGGTCAGCGGGCCCGACGATTTCCGTGTGACCAACCTGTGGGCGGTCAAGCGCGGCACCAGGGGCAAGGACGGCAAGCTGCTGGTGTTCGCCGGCCATACCGACGTGGTGCCGACCGGCCCGCTGGAGCAGTGGCACTCGGACCCGTTCGCGCCGACCCACCGCGACGGCAAGCTGTACGGCCGCGGCGCCGCCGACATGAAGACCTCGATCGCCGGCTTCGTGGTGGCGGTGGAAGAGTTCGTCAAGGCGCATCCCGCGCATGCCGGCTCGATCGGCTTCCTGATCACCAGCGACGAGGAAGGCCCGGCGCACGACGGCACCGTCAAGGTGGTCGAGGCGCTGGCCGCGCGCGGCGAGCGCCTGGACTACTGCGTGATCGGCGAGCCGACCTCGGTCAACGCGCTCGGCGACATGGTCAAGAACGGCCGCCGCGGCTCGTTGTCGGGCAAGCTCACGGTGAAGGGCATCCAGTGCCATATCGCCTACCCGCACCTGGGCCGCAACCCGATCCACGACGCCGCGCCGGCGCTGGCCGAACTGGCCGCCGAAACCTGGGACCAGGGCAACGAATACTTCCCGCCCACCAGCTGGCAGATGTCGAACATCCACGGCGGCACCGGCGCCACCAACGTGATCCCGGGCCACGTCACCATCGACTTCAATTTCCGCTTCTCGACGGCGAGCACGCCCGAGGGCCTGAAGGCGCGCGTGCATGCCATCCTGGACCGCCACAGCCTGGAATACACGCTCGACTGGACCCTGGGCGGCGAGCCCTTCCTGACGCCGCGCGGCGAGCTGTCCGAGGCGCTGTCGTCGGCGATCCGGGCCGAGACCGGCTTCGACACCGAGCTGTCGACCACCGGCGGCACTTCCGACGGCCGCTTCATCGCGAAGATCTGCCCGCAGGTGATCGAGTTCGGCCCGCCCAACGCCAGCATCCACAAGATCGACGAGCACGTCGAAGTGCGCTTTATCGAGCCGCTGAAGAACGTGTACCGCGGCGTGCTGGAACGCCTGATCGCCTGA
- a CDS encoding ArsC family reductase has product MTVLLYGIPNCDTVKKARTWLDANGVAYTFHDFKKQGVDEAMLRGWLRHVPLATLLNRKGTTWRALTDADKARAEDEAGAIALMQQSPSLIKRPVLAHDGKVMVGFSADQYASQF; this is encoded by the coding sequence ATGACCGTCCTGCTCTACGGCATTCCCAACTGCGATACCGTCAAGAAGGCCCGCACCTGGCTCGATGCCAACGGCGTCGCCTACACCTTCCACGACTTCAAGAAGCAGGGCGTGGACGAGGCCATGCTGCGCGGCTGGCTGCGGCACGTGCCGCTGGCCACGCTGCTCAACCGCAAGGGCACCACCTGGCGCGCGCTGACCGATGCCGACAAGGCCCGCGCCGAAGATGAAGCCGGCGCGATCGCGCTGATGCAGCAAAGCCCGTCGCTGATCAAGCGCCCGGTGCTGGCCCACGATGGCAAGGTGATGGTCGGCTTCTCCGCCGACCAGTACGCCAGCCAGTTCTGA
- a CDS encoding ferritin-like domain-containing protein, with protein sequence MSELSAAARPWSVSDIRYEAIDVARVRGDRDLFYLLVSASFIESGSDTYAGNLATYYARVPEAAGWLSEHWEAEELQHGLALRRYVEHVWPEFDWERGYARFFDEYSQTCSIDQFEPTEALEMAARCVVETGTAAYYRALEQASDEPVLRDLTRRISNDEVRHYKHFFHFFNRFAEAEGLGRLRVLRALARRLLEIKNEDAAIALRNVLRMERGVESVPEAEVRALNTRVSGVIRRNIPIEMTVKMLLRPLHLHRGVERAVRAPLVAMVSRVILH encoded by the coding sequence ATGAGTGAACTGTCAGCGGCCGCCCGGCCGTGGTCTGTCAGCGACATCCGATACGAGGCGATCGACGTCGCGCGCGTGCGCGGCGACCGTGACCTGTTCTACCTGCTGGTGTCGGCTTCGTTTATCGAAAGCGGCTCCGACACCTATGCCGGCAACCTCGCCACCTATTACGCCCGCGTGCCCGAAGCCGCCGGCTGGCTGTCCGAGCACTGGGAGGCCGAGGAGCTGCAGCACGGCCTGGCGCTGCGGCGCTATGTCGAGCATGTCTGGCCGGAATTCGACTGGGAGCGCGGCTATGCGCGCTTCTTCGACGAATACAGCCAGACCTGCTCGATCGACCAGTTCGAGCCCACCGAGGCGCTCGAGATGGCGGCCCGCTGCGTGGTCGAGACCGGCACCGCGGCCTACTACCGGGCGCTCGAGCAGGCCAGCGACGAACCGGTGCTGCGCGACCTGACGCGGCGCATCTCCAATGACGAAGTGCGGCACTACAAGCACTTCTTCCACTTCTTCAACCGCTTCGCCGAAGCCGAAGGGCTGGGCCGGCTGCGCGTATTGCGGGCGCTGGCGCGCCGGCTGCTGGAGATCAAGAACGAGGACGCGGCGATCGCGCTGCGCAACGTGCTGCGCATGGAACGCGGGGTCGAGTCGGTGCCGGAGGCGGAGGTGCGCGCGCTCAATACGCGCGTGTCAGGCGTGATCCGCCGCAACATCCCGATCGAGATGACGGTCAAGATGCTGCTGCGGCCGCTGCACCTGCACCGCGGCGTCGAGCGCGCGGTGCGCGCGCCGCTGGTGGCGATGGTGTCGCGGGTGATCCTGCACTGA
- the smc gene encoding chromosome segregation protein SMC, translating into MRLSSIKLAGFKSFVDPTNFQVPGQLVGIVGPNGCGKSNIIDAVRWVLGESRASELRGESMQDVIFNGSTARKQAGRASVELVFDNAEGRAAGQWSQYAEIAVKRVLTRDGTSSYYINNQPVRRRDIQDIFLGTGLGPRAYAIIGQGMISRIIEAKPDDMRIFLEEAAGVSKYKERRRETENRLSDTRENLTRVEDILRELGSNLEKLEGQAEVAQRFKTLQADGEEKQHLLWLLRKREAQQEQERHQRAIEQAQIDLEAQTAQLRHVEAELETMRAAHYAASDGMHAAQGALYEANAEVSKLEAEIRYVVESRNRVQAQIAALTAQREQWQAKAEQATDELAQAEENLAVAEGRTVEAQEAVAQQNDELPTLEAQWRDAQQLLNEQRAGIMQAEQALKLEAAQQRSADQMLQQLEQRRERLSAEDKGLDRPDETRLEQARAELAEQEALVEEAQAVLADAEENVPRLDEARRAAQARVHSEAAAIATLEARLSALRQLQENVQTDGKVQPWLAKHELAELPRLWKKVHIEPGWENALESVLREKLAALEVSNLDWVKAFLSDAPPAKLAFYSPPAAARPLETPAGLRPLMALVQITEPGIRAVMQDWLADVYVATDMAQALAARNTLPEGASFVVAEGHLVGRNAIQIYAADSEQAGMLAREQEIENLQKQARAQLLLSDEARTEAVRAEAAYTQASQALGDARARAEQATRRVHALQMDVLKLSQAMERYAARSGQIREELEEIHAQIEEQRAIRAESEASFEQHDAALAEMQATHEDQQMAFEALDSKLSGARHQLRDLERAAQEALFAERNLASRIDELRRNIQVAADQAERIAESLENARAELETINEQTAHTGLQEALERRAEKEEKLTIARTELDALSAQLRQHDEQRLAAERSLQPLRDRITELQLKEQAARLNQEQFSEQLSAAEVDEAALADKLTGDLKPSYLQGEVTRINNAINALGPVNMAALDELAAARERKTFLDAQSADLNDAIGTLEDAIAKIDQETRALLQGTFDQVNHHFGELFPSLFGGGQARLIMTGEEILDAGVQVMAQPPGKKNSTIHLLSGGEKALTAIALVFAMFQLNPAPFCLLDEVDAPLDDANTERYANMVARMSDKTQFVFISHNKIAMEMAHQLIGVTMQEQGVSRIVAVDMDAAVSMAEAA; encoded by the coding sequence GTGCGACTATCCTCGATCAAACTGGCGGGCTTCAAGTCATTCGTCGATCCCACCAATTTCCAGGTGCCGGGCCAACTGGTCGGCATCGTCGGTCCCAACGGCTGCGGCAAGTCCAACATCATCGATGCCGTGCGCTGGGTGCTGGGTGAGTCACGCGCGTCCGAACTGCGCGGCGAGTCCATGCAGGACGTCATCTTCAACGGCTCGACCGCGCGCAAGCAGGCCGGCCGCGCCAGCGTCGAACTGGTGTTCGACAACGCCGAAGGCCGCGCGGCGGGCCAGTGGAGCCAGTACGCCGAAATCGCGGTCAAGCGCGTGCTGACCCGCGACGGCACCTCGTCCTACTACATCAACAATCAGCCGGTGCGCCGGCGCGACATCCAGGACATCTTCCTGGGCACGGGCCTGGGCCCGCGCGCCTACGCCATCATCGGCCAGGGCATGATCTCGCGCATCATCGAGGCCAAGCCCGATGACATGCGCATCTTCCTGGAAGAGGCGGCGGGCGTGTCCAAGTACAAGGAGCGCCGCCGCGAGACCGAGAACCGGCTGTCCGATACCCGCGAGAACCTGACCCGGGTCGAAGACATCCTGCGCGAGCTCGGCAGCAACCTCGAAAAGCTCGAAGGCCAGGCCGAGGTGGCGCAGCGCTTCAAGACGCTGCAGGCCGACGGCGAAGAGAAGCAGCACCTGCTGTGGCTGCTGCGCAAGCGCGAGGCCCAGCAGGAGCAGGAGCGCCATCAGCGCGCGATCGAGCAGGCCCAGATCGACCTGGAAGCGCAGACCGCGCAGCTGCGCCATGTCGAGGCCGAGCTGGAAACCATGCGCGCCGCGCACTATGCCGCGTCGGATGGCATGCACGCGGCCCAGGGCGCGCTGTACGAGGCCAATGCCGAGGTCAGCAAGCTCGAAGCCGAGATCCGCTACGTGGTGGAATCGCGCAACCGCGTGCAGGCACAGATCGCCGCGCTGACCGCGCAGCGTGAACAGTGGCAGGCCAAGGCCGAACAGGCCACCGACGAACTGGCGCAGGCCGAGGAAAACCTGGCCGTGGCCGAAGGCCGCACGGTCGAGGCGCAGGAGGCCGTGGCGCAGCAGAACGACGAGCTGCCGACGCTGGAAGCGCAGTGGCGCGACGCCCAGCAGCTGCTCAACGAGCAGCGCGCCGGCATCATGCAGGCCGAGCAGGCGCTGAAGCTGGAGGCCGCGCAGCAGCGCAGCGCCGACCAGATGCTGCAGCAGCTGGAACAGCGCCGCGAGCGTCTGTCGGCCGAAGACAAGGGCCTGGACCGCCCCGACGAGACCCGCCTGGAGCAGGCCCGCGCCGAGCTGGCCGAGCAGGAGGCGCTGGTCGAGGAAGCCCAGGCCGTGCTCGCCGACGCCGAAGAGAACGTGCCGCGCCTGGACGAGGCGCGCCGCGCCGCGCAGGCGCGCGTGCACAGCGAAGCCGCCGCCATCGCCACGCTCGAGGCGCGCCTGTCGGCGCTGCGCCAGCTGCAGGAAAACGTGCAGACCGACGGCAAGGTGCAGCCGTGGCTGGCGAAGCATGAGCTGGCCGAGCTGCCGCGGCTGTGGAAGAAGGTCCATATCGAGCCGGGCTGGGAAAACGCGCTCGAATCCGTGCTGCGCGAGAAGCTGGCCGCGCTGGAAGTGTCGAACCTGGACTGGGTCAAGGCCTTCCTGTCCGATGCGCCGCCGGCCAAGCTGGCGTTCTACTCGCCGCCGGCCGCGGCGCGTCCGCTGGAAACGCCCGCCGGGCTGCGCCCGCTGATGGCGCTGGTGCAGATCACCGAGCCGGGCATCCGCGCGGTGATGCAGGACTGGCTCGCGGACGTCTATGTCGCCACCGACATGGCGCAGGCGCTGGCCGCGCGCAACACGCTGCCCGAAGGCGCCTCGTTCGTGGTTGCCGAAGGCCACCTGGTGGGCCGCAACGCGATCCAGATCTACGCCGCCGATTCCGAGCAGGCCGGCATGCTCGCGCGCGAGCAGGAAATCGAGAACCTGCAGAAGCAGGCGCGCGCGCAGTTGCTGCTGTCCGACGAAGCCAGGACCGAGGCTGTGCGCGCCGAAGCGGCCTACACCCAGGCCAGCCAGGCGCTGGGCGACGCCCGTGCCCGCGCCGAGCAGGCCACGCGCCGCGTGCATGCGCTGCAGATGGACGTGCTCAAGCTGTCGCAGGCGATGGAGCGCTATGCCGCGCGCAGCGGCCAGATCCGCGAAGAACTCGAAGAGATCCACGCGCAGATCGAAGAGCAGCGCGCGATCCGCGCCGAATCCGAAGCCAGCTTCGAGCAGCACGACGCCGCGCTGGCCGAGATGCAGGCCACCCATGAAGACCAGCAGATGGCCTTCGAGGCGCTGGACAGCAAGCTCTCCGGCGCGCGCCACCAGCTGCGCGACCTCGAGCGCGCCGCGCAGGAGGCATTGTTTGCCGAGCGCAACCTGGCCAGCCGCATCGACGAGCTGCGCCGCAATATCCAGGTGGCGGCGGACCAGGCCGAGCGCATCGCCGAATCGCTCGAGAACGCCCGCGCCGAACTCGAGACCATCAACGAGCAGACCGCGCATACCGGCCTGCAGGAAGCGCTGGAGCGCCGCGCCGAGAAGGAAGAGAAGCTGACCATCGCGCGCACCGAGCTCGATGCGCTGTCGGCGCAGCTGCGCCAGCACGACGAGCAGCGCCTGGCCGCCGAACGCAGCCTGCAGCCGCTGCGCGACCGCATCACCGAGCTGCAGCTCAAGGAACAGGCCGCGCGCCTGAACCAGGAGCAGTTCAGCGAGCAGCTGAGCGCCGCCGAGGTGGACGAGGCCGCGCTGGCCGACAAGCTGACCGGCGACCTGAAGCCGTCGTACCTGCAGGGCGAAGTCACGCGCATCAACAACGCCATCAACGCGCTCGGCCCGGTCAACATGGCCGCGCTCGACGAACTGGCCGCGGCGCGCGAGCGCAAGACCTTCCTCGACGCGCAGTCGGCCGACCTGAACGACGCCATCGGCACGCTCGAGGACGCGATCGCCAAGATCGACCAGGAAACCCGCGCGCTGCTGCAGGGCACCTTCGACCAGGTCAACCACCATTTCGGCGAGCTGTTCCCGTCGCTGTTCGGCGGCGGCCAGGCGCGCCTGATCATGACCGGCGAGGAAATCCTCGATGCCGGCGTGCAGGTGATGGCGCAGCCGCCGGGCAAGAAGAACTCGACCATCCACCTGCTGTCGGGCGGCGAGAAGGCGCTGACCGCGATCGCGCTGGTGTTCGCGATGTTCCAGCTGAACCCGGCACCGTTCTGCCTGCTGGACGAGGTCGACGCGCCGCTGGACGACGCCAATACCGAGCGCTACGCCAATATGGTGGCGCGCATGTCGGACAAGACCCAATTCGTTTTCATCTCACATAACAAGATCGCCATGGAAATGGCTCATCAACTCATTGGCGTGACCATGCAGGAGCAGGGGGTTTCCCGTATCGTGGCGGTGGATATGGACGCTGCGGTTTCCATGGCGGAGGCAGCATGA